The region CGGATGTGTGGGTAAGGGGGCGCAGGCGGGTTCCGGCCCCGCCGGAGAGTACGAGAGCCTTCATGAAGGTCAGGCTAGGAGCGGGCACTTGAGCCGGGATGGGGGATGAGCCGCGCCCACAGGCCCCCTCCAGGGCGGCTCGAGAGGCGGTGGGGATCCTCGGGTGACACGGCGGGGCGGGCGGCTGCGCCTGCCCGCTTCGGTGACGCGAGCCCAGGAAGGCTTGAGGCGTGACTACTCCCCCTCGTGATCGAGGGGGCTTCTCGTCAAGCTGGTTGGGCTTGACGACGGGCCAGCCCGGCCCGCAGTACGTTGGAAGCCCCTACGACGTCGGCGTGTGCGGTGTGGCCGCAGGCCTGGCAGTGGAACTTTTCCTGGGTAGGCCGGTTCTCCTTGGCGACGTGCCCGCAGTCGGGGCAGGTGCGGGAGGTGTTGCGGGGATCCACGGCGATCACTTCCCGTCCGGCACCTTCCGCCTTGGCGGCCAGGATCGCGAGGAACACCCCCCACCCGGCGTCGGCGATGCTTCGGTTGAGTCCGGCCTTCGCCGCGGCTCCGTTCGGGGCGTAGGTTCCGTCCCCGTTCGGGCGCGGCTCGGGGGCCTTGCTCATGTTGCGGATCTTGAGGTCTTCGTGCGCGATCAGATCGTTGTCGCGGACGAGACCGAGCGCGGTCTTGTGTGCGTGGTCGAGGCGTTGGCGGCGCACCTTGCGGTGCAGGGTGGCGACGCGTTCCACGGCCTTGCGTCGTCGCTTCGACCCGCGCTTGCTGCGGGCGAGGGCCTGTTGCGCTGCCTCCAGCTTTTTCGCGGCGTTGCGGCTGTGGCGCGGGTTGTCGACGTGCCGGCCGTCGGAGGTGGTCAGAAACGAGGCGATCCCCAGATCGATACCGACCACGGCTCCGGTCGCGGGGAGCGGTTCGGGCGGTGCCTGGTCGGCCGTGAGGATCACGTACCAGCGGCGCCCTTCACGCTTGACGGAAACGGTCTTGACCTTCCCGGCCACCGGCCGGTGCTGCTTGACCTTGACGTGCCCGACGCCCTGGAAGCGGACACGGGTCTGCGGATCGTGCGGCGTGGAGTCCCACCGGCAGCCGTCCCCGTCCTTGGGGAAGTCCACCGTGTCGAACCGGCGCACACCCCGGAACCTGGGGTAGCCGGGAGCCTCACCGGACTTGATGCGGCGGAAGAACGCGGTGAACGCCTTGTCCAGGCGGCGCAACGTCGTCTGCTGCGAGGAGAAAGACCACCGGCCCTGACGCTCCGGATCGAACGCCCGAATGTCCTTGAGCTGTCCGGACTGCTGGCCGTAGCGCACGGTCGTCCTCGACGCGTGCCGGTACGCGGACCGCCTCTCTTCAAGCGCCCCGTTGTAGAGGGAGCAGTGATCCCGCAGCATCTCGCCCAACGCCTGGGTCTGACGCATGGTCGGATACAGAAGGAACTTGTACGCGCGGATCAATGGAGTCACCCCCTCCAACTCGTGTGATCAACGTAGTGCACGCCACTGACAACGGCGGTCCGCCTAGCGGCGAATCGCCGCCCCTTGCCCCGCTCCGCGGGAGCTTCGTTTCACCCCCCGGCTGAAGCCGGGGGTACCCACGAAGGAGACAGGATGGCAGACAACCACCGTGAACTCGTCCAGCGCTTCGTCGACATGATCAACGCTCATGACGTGAGCACCATGAGCGAGCACACCGCACCCGGGCACATCGACCACAACCCGGTCGTGGAGGA is a window of Streptomyces sp. NBC_00271 DNA encoding:
- a CDS encoding RNA-guided endonuclease InsQ/TnpB family protein codes for the protein MIRAYKFLLYPTMRQTQALGEMLRDHCSLYNGALEERRSAYRHASRTTVRYGQQSGQLKDIRAFDPERQGRWSFSSQQTTLRRLDKAFTAFFRRIKSGEAPGYPRFRGVRRFDTVDFPKDGDGCRWDSTPHDPQTRVRFQGVGHVKVKQHRPVAGKVKTVSVKREGRRWYVILTADQAPPEPLPATGAVVGIDLGIASFLTTSDGRHVDNPRHSRNAAKKLEAAQQALARSKRGSKRRRKAVERVATLHRKVRRQRLDHAHKTALGLVRDNDLIAHEDLKIRNMSKAPEPRPNGDGTYAPNGAAAKAGLNRSIADAGWGVFLAILAAKAEGAGREVIAVDPRNTSRTCPDCGHVAKENRPTQEKFHCQACGHTAHADVVGASNVLRAGLARRQAQPA